A single genomic interval of Saccharothrix saharensis harbors:
- a CDS encoding IclR family transcriptional regulator has product MTGPASPARPNAVKSADRTVELLEVLSASDRPLTLTELHRELSYPKSSLYMLLQTLVARGWVELDPTRGTYGIGVRALLVGTSYLDHDPVVQVAIRVMEQVRREINETVHLARLDGADVVYLASRESEHHLRVVSRVGRRLPAHSTSLGKALLAARTPAEVDAILPARLTPLTPNTIIERPALHAQLAGFRAVGYAHEREENTPGLGCFAVALPYRNPVLDAMSCSVPLGRLDPDHERQVVEALLHAARTITELLRQFGR; this is encoded by the coding sequence GTGACTGGACCCGCGTCACCCGCTCGGCCGAACGCGGTCAAGTCGGCCGATCGGACTGTGGAACTGCTCGAAGTGCTGTCGGCGTCGGACCGCCCGCTGACCCTGACCGAACTGCACCGCGAGCTGAGCTACCCGAAGTCGAGCCTCTACATGCTCTTGCAGACGCTCGTCGCCCGGGGCTGGGTGGAGCTCGACCCCACCCGCGGCACGTACGGCATCGGCGTGCGCGCCCTGCTCGTCGGCACGTCGTACCTCGACCACGACCCGGTGGTGCAGGTCGCCATCCGGGTGATGGAGCAGGTGCGCCGCGAGATCAACGAGACCGTGCACCTGGCCCGCCTCGACGGCGCGGACGTCGTCTACCTGGCCAGCCGCGAGTCCGAGCACCACCTGCGCGTGGTGTCCCGCGTCGGCCGACGGCTGCCCGCGCACTCCACGTCGCTGGGCAAGGCGCTGCTCGCCGCGCGCACGCCCGCCGAGGTCGACGCGATCCTGCCCGCCCGGCTGACGCCGTTGACGCCGAACACCATCATCGAACGCCCGGCGCTGCACGCGCAGCTCGCGGGCTTCCGCGCGGTCGGGTACGCGCACGAGCGCGAGGAGAACACGCCCGGCCTGGGCTGCTTCGCCGTCGCCCTGCCGTACCGCAACCCCGTGCTCGACGCGATGAGCTGCTCGGTGCCGCTGGGCCGGCTGGACCCCGACCACGAGCGCCAGGTCGTCGAAGCGCTGCTGCACGCCGCCCGCACGATCACCGAACTGCTGCGCCAGTTCGGCCGCTGA